GGTGTCCGGGTCGAGCGACGAGCGCATGGCCACCGCGCCGTCGGGCAGGTCGGCGATCTCGACGCGCTCCTCGTGCTCCTCCGTGCCCGGCGCGCTGCGCCACTCGACACCCGAGATGTCGAGGGCGTACAGCTCGTCCCGCTCCCGCTCCTTGCGTGCCTTGATCTCCTGCTCCGTCTCCGCCATGGCGAAGCGACCCCTTCCGGACGAACCGACGTGATCTACGATCTACAGATAGTGCGCGTAGATGCAGATCACCCTAGTGGCCGTATCCGCCCCGGTCAGGGCCCTTCACCGAGCTGGACCGAGGCGTCCCCCCAGGCTGGTACGCTGTGTAGCGGCCGTTTGTGTACGCACCCCTGGAGCTCACCGCTCCGGAGGCAGCGCCCTACGGATCCCGCCTCCCGAGTCATGGAAGCTCCCCTGAGAAGTGGACCAGGGGCACTCGGTGGCACATCTCAGACTACGAGGAGTACGCGTGTCGCTCGACGCCGCTACGAAGAAGCAGCTCATCAGTGAGTTCGGTCAGAAGGAGGGCGACACCGGCTCCCCCGAGGTCCAGGTCGCCATGCTGTCACGCCGTATCTCGGACCTGACCGAGCACCTCAAGACCCACAAGCACGACCACCACTCCCGTCGTGGTCTGCTGATCCTGGTCGGCCAGCGCCGCCGGCTGCTCCAGTACCTGGCCAAGAAGGACATCCAGCGCTTCCGTGCCCTGGTTGACCGGCTGGGCATCCGCCGCGGTGCGGCGGGCGCCAAGTAAGACGCCGTGAGGGGAGCGGGTCCCGAAACGATCGGGAGCCGCTCCCTTTGCCGTATGTGCGGATTGCCCGTACGTGCGGAAACGTGCGGAGTGTCACTCACGCTTTGTAGTGTGGTAGCACAACGCACGACGTAGGACGCACGACCCAGCACGACCACGAAGAGGAGAAGCGCGCCTCGCAGCCGCCGGTCCTCGGTAGTGGCCCCCGGACACTGACGCCCCGGGTGCTTCGATCGAAGACCGGCCCGCACCAGACAGCGCTTCTCCGCCACCGTCCCCCCGCCACACGGGCGGGGAGGGACGAAAGACGACAAGTAACGGAGAAAACGCTAGTGGAGAACGAGACCCACTACGCCGAGGCCGTCATTGACAACGGCACTTTCGGCACCCGCACCATCCGCTTCGAGACGGGCCGCCTGGCCAAGCAGGCCGCCGGCTCCGCCGTCGCGTACCTGGACGACGACACCATGGTGCTGTCGGCCACCACCGCCTCCAAGAACCCCAAGGACCAGCTCGACTTCTTCCCCCTCACGGTGGACGTCGAGGAGCGGATGTACGCGGCCGGCAAGATCCCCGGCAGCTTCTTCCGCCGTGAGGGCCGCCCCTCCGAGGACGCGATCCTCACCTGCCGGCTGATCGACCGCCCGCTGCGCCCGTCCTTCAAGAAGGGCCTGCGCAACGAGATCCAGGTCGTCGCCACGATCATGGCCCTCAACCCCGACCACCTGTACGACGTCGTGGCGATCAACGCCGCCTCCGCGTCCACGCAGCTGGCCGGTCTGCCCTTCTCCGGCCCGGTCGGCGGCGTCCGCGTCGCGCTGATCAACGGCCAGTGGGTCGCGTTCCCGACGCACACCGAGCTCGAGGACGCCGTCTTCGACATGGTCGTCGCCGGTCGCGTCCTGGAGGACGGCGACGTCGCGATCATGATGGTCGAGGCCGAGGCCACCGAGAAGACCATCCAGCTGGTCGCGGGCGGCGCCGAGGCGCCCACCGAGGAGGTCGTCGCCTCCGGTCTGGACGCCGCGAAGCCCTTCATCAAGGTGCTCTGCAAGGCCCAGTCCGACCTCGCCGCGAAGGCCGCCAAGCCGACCGGCGAGTTCCCGATCTTCCTCGACTACCAGGACGACGTCCTGGAGGCCCTCACCGCCGCCGTCCGCCCGGAGCTCGCCTCCGCGCTGACCATCGCCGGCAAGCAGGACCGCGAGGCCGAGATCGACCGCGTCAAGGGTCTCGCCGCCGAGAAGCTCCTCCCGGAGTTCGAGGGCCGCGAGAAGGAGATCTCCGCCGCGTACCGCTCGCTGACCAAGTCCCTGGTCCGTGAGCGCGTCATCAAGGAGAAGAAGCGCATCGACGGCCGCGGTGTCACCGACATCCGCACCCTGGCCGCCGAGGTCGAGGCCATCCCGCGCGTGCACGGCTCGGCGCTGTTCGAGCGTGGCGAGACCCAGATCCTGGGCGTCACCACCCTCAACATGCTCCGCATGGAGCAGCAGCTGGACACCCTCTCCCCGGTGACCCGCAAGCGCTACATGCACAACTACAACTTCCCGCCGTACTCGGTCGGCGAGACCGGCCGCGTCGGCTCCCCGAAGCGCCGCGAGATCGGCCACGGAGCGCTCGCCGAGCGCGCCCTGGTCCCGGTCCTGCCGACGCGCGAGGAGTTCCCCTACGCGATCCGCCAGGTCTCCGAGGCCCTCGGGTCGAACGGCTCGACGTCCATGGGCTCGGTCTGCGCCTCCACCATGTCGCTGCTGAACGCCGGTGTGCCGCTGAAGGCCCCCGTCGCCGGTATCGCCATGGGCCTGATCTCCCAGGAGATCAACGGCGAGACGCACTACGTCGCCCTCACCGACATCCTCGGTGCGGAGGACGCCTTCGGCGACATGGACTTCAAGGTCGCCGGCACCAAGGAGTTCGTCACCGCCCTCCAGCTCGACACCAAGCTGGACGGCATCCCCGCCTCCGTCCTGGCCGCCGCCCTCAAGCAGGCCCGTGACGCCCGCCTCCACATCCTCGACGTGATGATGGAAGCGATCGACACGCCGGACGAGATGTCCCCGAACGCCCCGCGGATCATCACCGTCAAGATCCCCGTGGACAAGATCGGCGAGGTCATCGGCCCGAAGGGCAAGATGATCAACCAGATCCAGGAGGACACCGGCGCCGAGATCACGATCGAGGACGACGGCACCATCTACATCGGTGCCCAGGTCGGCTCGCAGGCCGAGGCCGCCCGCGCCACGATCAACGGCATCGCCAACCCGACCATGCCGGAGGTCGGCGAGCGCTACCTGGGTACGGTCGTCAAGACCACCACCTTCGGCGCGTTCGTGTCGCTGCTCCCGGGCAAGGACGGTCTGCTGCACATCTCGCAGATCCGCAAGCTCGCCGGCGGCAAGCGCGTGGAGAACGTCGAGGACGTCGTCGGCGTGGGCCAGAAGGTCCAGGTCGAGATCGCCGAGATCGACTCCCGCGGCAAGCTCTCCCTCATCCCCGTCATCGAGGGTGAAGAGAGCGGCGACGACAAGAAGGACGACGACGACAAGTGACGTCGACCAGCACCACGACGACGGCCCGCACCTCCTCGGAGGCGCGGGCCGTCGCCCGTACCCAAACCCTCATCCAGGGCACGAACGGCATCGGCACGGTCCGCAAGACCACCCTCCCGGGCGGCCTGCGCATCGTCACCGAGACGCTGCCCTCGGTCCGCTCCGCGACCTTCGGCATCTGGGCACACGTGGGCTCCCGCGACGAGACCCCGTCCCTGAACGGCGCCACGCACTACCTGGAGCACCTCCTCTTCAAGGGCACGCACAAGCGCAGCGCCCTGGACATCTCCTCGGCGATCGACGCGGTCGGCGGCGAGATGAACGCGTTCACGGCGAAGGAGTACACGTGCTACTACGCGCGCGTGCTCGACACCGACCTGCCGCTCGCCATCGACGTCGTCTGCGACATGCTGACCGGCTCCCTCATCCGTGAGGACGACGTCAACGTCGAGCGCGGCGCCATCCTCGAAGAGATCGCCATGACGGAGGACGACCCGGGCGACTGCGTGCACGACCTGTTCGCGCGCACGATGTTCGGCGACAACCCCCTCGGCCGTCCCGTCCTCGGCACGGTCGACACCGTCAACGCCCTCACCGCGGACCGCATCCGCCGCTTCTACAAGAAGCACTACGACCCGACCCACCTCGTGGTCGCGGCCGCGGGCAACATCGACCACGACAAGGTCGTACGACAGGTCCGCGCGGCCTTCGACAAGGCGGGCGCCTTCCGCACCCCCGAGGCGGCCCCCATCGCCCCGCGCGACGGCCGCCGCGTGCTGCGCTCCACCGGCAAGGTCGAGCTGATCGGCCGCAAGACCGAGCAGGCGCACGTCGTCCTCGGCATGCCGGGCCTGGCCCGCACCGACGAGCGCCGCTGGGCGCTGGGAGTCCTGAACACGGCCCTCGGCGGCGGCATGTCGTCCCGCCTCTTCCAGGAGGTCCGGGAGAAGCGCGGCCTGGCCTACAGCGTGTACTCGTACACGTCCGGCTTCGCCGACTGCGGCCTCTTCGGCGTCTACGCCGGCTGCCGGCCCTCGCAGGTCCACGACGTGCTGAAGATCTGCCGCGACGAACTCGACCAGGTCGCCGCGAACGGCCTGTCCGACGACGAGATCGGCCGCGCCGTCGGCCAGCTCCAGGGCTCCACCGTCCTCGGCCTCGAGGACACCGGCGCGCTGATGAACCGTATCGGCAAGAGCGAGCTGTGCTGGGGCGTGCAGATGTCCGTCGACGACATGCTGGCCCGGATCGCGTCGGTCACCCCGGACGAGGTCCGCGAGGTCGCCCGCGAGATCCTGGGACAGCGGCCCTCGCTGTCGGTCATCGGCCCGCTCAAGGACAAACAGGCGGCCCGACTGCACGACGTCGTCGCCTGACACCCGCCTTCGGAACCCGTATCCGGTTTCGGAATCCGTATCCGGTAAGGAAGCAAGAACGATGAGCAAGCTGCGCGTGGCGGTCCTCGGTGCCAAGGGCCGGATCGGTGCCGAGGCGGTACGAGCCGTCGAAGCCGCCGAGGACATGGAACTGGTGGCCGCCCTGGGCCGGGGTGACACCCTGGAGGCGCTCACGGCCTCGGGCGCCCAGGTGGCGGTCGAACTGACCACCCCCGCCTCGGTGATGGACAACCTCGACTTCTGCGTACGGCACGGCATCCACGCGGTCGTCGGCACGACGGGCTGGACCGACGAACGCCTCGCGCAGCTGACCGGCTGGCTGGACGCCTCCCCGGAGACGGGCGTCCTCATCGCGCCCAACTTCTCCATCGGCGCCGTACTCACCATGAAGTTCGCGCAGATCGCCGCGCCCTACTTCGAGTCGGTCGAGGTCATCGAGCTGCACCACCCGAAGAAGGTGGACGCCCCGAGCGGCACGGCCACACGCACGGCTCAGCTCATCGCGGAGGCGCGCGCGAAGGCGGGCACGGCCGCGGCGCCGGACGCGACGGAGACAGCCCTGGACGGCGCGCGGGGTGCGGACGTCGACGGGATCCCCGTCCACTCCGTCCGGTTGCGCGGTCTGCTGGCCCACCAGGAGGTCCTGCTCGGCGGCGAGGGCGAGACATTGACCGTCCGCCACGACTCCCTCCACCACAGCAGCTTCATGCCGGGCATCCTGCTCGGCGCCCGCCGCGTGGTGACGA
The nucleotide sequence above comes from Streptomyces sp. N50. Encoded proteins:
- a CDS encoding DUF397 domain-containing protein, coding for MAETEQEIKARKERERDELYALDISGVEWRSAPGTEEHEERVEIADLPDGAVAMRSSLDPDTVLRYTEAEWTAFVLGARDGEFDLEPAPHDGEPGADA
- the rpsO gene encoding 30S ribosomal protein S15, encoding MSLDAATKKQLISEFGQKEGDTGSPEVQVAMLSRRISDLTEHLKTHKHDHHSRRGLLILVGQRRRLLQYLAKKDIQRFRALVDRLGIRRGAAGAK
- a CDS encoding polyribonucleotide nucleotidyltransferase, translated to MENETHYAEAVIDNGTFGTRTIRFETGRLAKQAAGSAVAYLDDDTMVLSATTASKNPKDQLDFFPLTVDVEERMYAAGKIPGSFFRREGRPSEDAILTCRLIDRPLRPSFKKGLRNEIQVVATIMALNPDHLYDVVAINAASASTQLAGLPFSGPVGGVRVALINGQWVAFPTHTELEDAVFDMVVAGRVLEDGDVAIMMVEAEATEKTIQLVAGGAEAPTEEVVASGLDAAKPFIKVLCKAQSDLAAKAAKPTGEFPIFLDYQDDVLEALTAAVRPELASALTIAGKQDREAEIDRVKGLAAEKLLPEFEGREKEISAAYRSLTKSLVRERVIKEKKRIDGRGVTDIRTLAAEVEAIPRVHGSALFERGETQILGVTTLNMLRMEQQLDTLSPVTRKRYMHNYNFPPYSVGETGRVGSPKRREIGHGALAERALVPVLPTREEFPYAIRQVSEALGSNGSTSMGSVCASTMSLLNAGVPLKAPVAGIAMGLISQEINGETHYVALTDILGAEDAFGDMDFKVAGTKEFVTALQLDTKLDGIPASVLAAALKQARDARLHILDVMMEAIDTPDEMSPNAPRIITVKIPVDKIGEVIGPKGKMINQIQEDTGAEITIEDDGTIYIGAQVGSQAEAARATINGIANPTMPEVGERYLGTVVKTTTFGAFVSLLPGKDGLLHISQIRKLAGGKRVENVEDVVGVGQKVQVEIAEIDSRGKLSLIPVIEGEESGDDKKDDDDK
- a CDS encoding pitrilysin family protein, with translation MTSTSTTTTARTSSEARAVARTQTLIQGTNGIGTVRKTTLPGGLRIVTETLPSVRSATFGIWAHVGSRDETPSLNGATHYLEHLLFKGTHKRSALDISSAIDAVGGEMNAFTAKEYTCYYARVLDTDLPLAIDVVCDMLTGSLIREDDVNVERGAILEEIAMTEDDPGDCVHDLFARTMFGDNPLGRPVLGTVDTVNALTADRIRRFYKKHYDPTHLVVAAAGNIDHDKVVRQVRAAFDKAGAFRTPEAAPIAPRDGRRVLRSTGKVELIGRKTEQAHVVLGMPGLARTDERRWALGVLNTALGGGMSSRLFQEVREKRGLAYSVYSYTSGFADCGLFGVYAGCRPSQVHDVLKICRDELDQVAANGLSDDEIGRAVGQLQGSTVLGLEDTGALMNRIGKSELCWGVQMSVDDMLARIASVTPDEVREVAREILGQRPSLSVIGPLKDKQAARLHDVVA
- the dapB gene encoding 4-hydroxy-tetrahydrodipicolinate reductase; translated protein: MSKLRVAVLGAKGRIGAEAVRAVEAAEDMELVAALGRGDTLEALTASGAQVAVELTTPASVMDNLDFCVRHGIHAVVGTTGWTDERLAQLTGWLDASPETGVLIAPNFSIGAVLTMKFAQIAAPYFESVEVIELHHPKKVDAPSGTATRTAQLIAEARAKAGTAAAPDATETALDGARGADVDGIPVHSVRLRGLLAHQEVLLGGEGETLTVRHDSLHHSSFMPGILLGARRVVTTPGLTFGLEHFLDLG